ATCGCCATATTCGCAACTCGCAGCGGTGACATTATCAGTAACAGGCAAACAAAAGCTGTGCACAAAATAGAAATAGGTACCGGTCGGAATGCCTTTGAAAAGTGGGTTGATTCCCACTGGAGTAATGCTATTCCAGCCCATGTGAGGCAAGCGTAAGCCGTCTTCGCCATGCATGGCTTTAACGGTGCCAGGAATCACTTGCAACATATCAACGTGGCTTTCATCAGACCATTCCGCCAACAGTTGCATGCCTAAACAAATACCTAGAACGGGCTGAGTTAGTGTAGGGATGAACGAAATTAAATCGCGCTCAGCCAAGTTCTTCATGGCTTCGCCAGCACTGCCTACACCGGGCAATAGCACTTTGTCTGCAGCTCGAATTACGTCATGCTCAGCACTGACCGTGGGCTCGTATCCCAAGCGTTGAATGGCGTACTTAACCGATGCGACATTGGCGCAGCCGGTATCTACAATCACCACGTTCATTACAAAACTCCTTTACTGCTCGGTAGAGCGTCACCTTTTATTTCAATGGCTTGGCGTAAAGTTCGACCAAACACTTTGAATAGACCTTCAACCTGGTGATGTGCGTTGCCCGGACCTGCATTGAGGTGCAGTGTTGCGCCTAATGTGTCGGCCATACTGCGGAAGAAGTGAGGCACCATCTCAGTAGCCAGTTCACCTACATTATCGCGACTGAAGTCGGCATTGAACACTAGGTATGGGCGGCCCGACAAATCCAATGAACAGCTGGCTTCGAGTTCATCCATTGGTAAGGTGAAGCCAAAACGGCCAATACCACGTTTGTTTCCGAGCGCTTTTTTCAATGCTGCGCCAATAGCGAGCGCACAATCTTCTACACTGTGGTGATCGTCGATGTGCAGATCACCATCGCAGGTAAGTTGCAACTGAAAGCCTCCGTGAGTACAGATTTGCTCCAGCATATGATCAAAGAAACCGATACCCGTGGCAAGAACGTTACCGCCTTGTTTGTCGAGGTTTACTTTGACTTTAATGTTGGTTTCACGAGTCGTACGAACCACCTCAGCAGTGCGTTCTTGATGCAGCAATCCGTCGACAATGTGATCCCAATTTTTGTTGTCACGATCGTACTGAAGGCCAACAATGCCCATGCTTTGTGCAAGTTGCATGTCCGTGGCGCGATCGCCAATTACATACGAGTTTTCAAAGTCCACTTTGCCTTCGCTCAAGTAAGTTTGTACCAACCCAAGCTTAGGCTTCCGGCAGGAGCAATTGTCTTCGTCAAAGTGTGGGCAAATCAGTACGTCATCCCAAACCACGCCTTGCGATTCGAACAATTGCATCATTTTATCGTGAGGTGCATCAAAGTCGGCTTGCGGAAAACTGTCGGTACCAAGGCCGTCTTGATTAGACACCATGACTAAGCGGAATCCGGCTTTTTGCAGTTGCAACAATGCAGGGATGACCAAGGGCTCAAAAACAAGCTTTTCGAGGCTATCGAGTTGGTAATCTACTGGCGGCTCTTCGACAAGAGTGCCGTCCCGGTCGATAAATAATATCGCTTGCTTGCTCATGAAGACTCCTTCAAATACTGGCTTAACGCTGCGATTGTGCGCGTCATTTCTTGCTCTGTGCCGATGGTGACACGAATGCAATTTTGTAAGGTGATTTGTTTGCTTTGATTACGCAAAATAATGCCGGCATGGGCCATGGCTGTCATACACTTAAGTGCATCTGGAACACGGCACAATACATAGTTGCCACTGCTCGGGTAAACCTGAGTCAGAGGGGTGAATACATCGGCAAACTTGGCGCGTAATGTATTGAGGGTTGCAACTTCTTGTTGAACCTTGCTGATGTTGTCTTTTGACAGTGCTTCGGTGGCTACCTGCGCAACAGGTTCCGGCACGGGATACGGAGCAATGACTTTTGCAAGCTGTTGAATTACAGGAGCATTGGCGAGCGTAAACCCGCAGCGAATACCGGCTAATGCAAATGCTTTAGAAAGTGTCCGTAACACCACTAAATTAGGGTATTGCGACAGTAAATTCAGTACCGATGCTTGCGCTGAAAATTCGATGTAAGCTTCATCAACCACAACCAGCGCTTCGTCACGTAACGCGTCTAACAATGCAGTGATTCGCTCTGGCTGCATATCGTGACCTGTTGGATTGTTTGGCGAACAAACAAACACCAACTTAACGGGCGACTTAGATGTTTCAACAGCCTTCAAAATGCCATCCACATCTACTTGATAGTCGTCACCTAAAGGTACTTTAGTGACACCAACAATGTTAGTTTTGGCACTGATTTCATACATGCCGTATGTCGGTGGGCACAGAATAATCTGGTCTTGGTTTGGGGCACAAAACGTGCGTATTAATAGTTCAATACCTTCATCTGCACCGCGCGTGGCCAATAATTGTTCCGCTGTAACGCCAGCATATTCGGCATAACGCGTGATGAGTTCAGGGGGTTGGAATTCGGGGTATCGATTAAACCGCGAGCAGTCGAGCTGATACTCATGCGTGTAAGGGTTCTCGTTGGCATTGAGCCAAATCTCTCCATCGCCCCCGAGTCGGCGAGCCGACTCGTAAGGAACTAAGTCGGCCAACTCGGGGCGGATCAAACGGGTTGCTAAGTCGCTCATTTAGAGCCCTCTAAAGCTTGAGTCCGAACGTGTACTGCATTGGCGTGGGCATCAAGGCCTTCGGCATCTGCAATAGCGGTGACAACCGGAGCTAAGCCGCTTAAGCCATCGGCCGACAACTCTTGCACTGTAAAACGCTTACAGAAGTCCATTAAGCTCAAGCTTGAATACGTGCGTACGTAACCGTATGTCGGCAATACGTGATTGGTGCCACTGGCATAGTCGCCCACAGACTCTGGTGTCCAATCACCTAAGAATACTGAACCGGCGTGTTGAATGTCGTTTAAATACTGACGCGGGTTTTTGGTTTGAACAATGAGATGCTCAGGGCCATAAATGTTAGAAATAACGACAGCTTCCGCCATGTCCTGACACACAATGGCAATGCTATTTTCGAGCGCTTTTTCGGCAATGTCTGCGCGGCTCAATTTTGCAACTTGGCGAGTCAGAGCTTGGTTTACTTCATCAGCCAACTTATCAGACGGCGTCACAACGACAACTTGAGAGTCTGGGCCGTGCTCCGCTTGAGACAGTAAATCAGCGGCAATAAAGTCTGCGTTGGCTCGGGCGTCGGCAATAACCATAACTTCAGAAGGGCCGGCAGGCATATCAATGGATGCACCGCCTATGGCTTGCGAAACTTGACGCTTAGCTTCGGTCACAAAGCTATTGCCGGGGCCAAATATTTTGTCGACTTTAGGTACGCTTTCTGTACCAAAAGCAAGCGCGGCAACGGCTTGAGCGCCACCCACTTGGTATATCTCGTCAATACCGCACAACGATGCTGCGAACACGATTTCTGGTGCAATTGGGGGCGGAGAAACGAGCACTCTGCGTTTGCACCCGGCAATCTCAGACGGCACACCTAGCATAAGTACAGTACTTGGTAGTGGAGCAGAACCACCCGGAATATAGAGTCCAACCGCTTCAATCGCTCGGCTATGCATTTCACACACAACACCGGGTTGAGTCTCCACTGAAAGTGGGCGGCTCACCTGAGCGGCATGAAAACTACGAATGTTTCGAAATGCCTCGCGAAGCGCTGTTTTCAAAGGCGCAGGAATACTGTCGCATGCCTCTTTCATTGCTTGCGAAGATAAACGAATGTCGTTGAGCTCTACCTTGTCGAACTGCGCACTGAGTTTTTTGAGGGCAGCGTCGCCCTCAGTGGTCACTTGCTCAATAATGTGAGCGACAGTGTCTGTAATGCTTTCCGATGCAGCCATTGCCGGACGTAACAATACGGCTTGTTGTTCGGCGGCAGATAGAGCAGACCAGATGACCTTTTTCATAGTTTTTTACCGATTGTATTAACCTAACATTTTCTCAATGGGCAACACTAAAATAGAGCTGGCACCCAATTCTTTGAGTTCTTCCATCGTTTCCCAGAATAAATTCTCAGAACTTACGACATGAACAGCAACGGCCTCATCGGTGTGAGCCAATGGCAAGACCGTTGGGTTTTCAGCTCCTGGAAGTAAATTGATCACCGCTTCAAGTTTGTCTTTTGGTGAATGCAGCATAATGTACTTGCTTTCTTTAGCCTGCATCACACCATTAATACGGGTTAAGATCTTATCGATAAGTTGCTGTTTTTCTGGTTCTATTGAACCGGCACGTTGAATTAACCGCGCTTGTGAACGGAAGATGACGTCAGTTTCACGCAAGCCGTTGGCTTCGAGAGTGGCACCGGTTGACACCAAATCACAAATGGCATCGGCAAGGCCTGCTCGTGGAGCAACTTCAACTGAACCAGATAAGAAACATGATTGGAACTGAACACCTTGTTCATTCAAATAGCGGCGCAACAATTCAGGATAAGATGTTGCAATGCGCATGTTCTTGAGGCTTTGCGGGCCCTCGTATTCCATCTCGTTTGGTACAGCCAATGACAAGCGGCATCCGCCGTAACCGAGCTGTTTTAAAGAAACAAACTCAGAAGGCTCACCTGCGCGTTCACGCATCATAGTTTCTTCTTCGAGTACGTTCTCACCAATTACACCCAGATCACACACGCCATCCATGATTAAACCTGGGATGTCGTCATCGCGCACACGAAGCACATCAATCGGTTGATTGGTGGAGTGGGCGATCAAGCGTTGATCGTGAACGTTAAATTTAACACCACAGCTGGCCAGTAGTGCATATGTTTTTTCGCTTAAGCGGCCAGATTTCTGAATCGCAATACGCAGTCTTGAGTTATCCAACATGATTGTTGTCCTGTTAAGCAAAGCTAAAAATAAAAAACCCTCGGGGGCCAAGCCTTCCGAGGGTTATTGCACTATGGCTGACACCGGTGGAAGGCTTTGTTACCTTCCACGCATCTCGCTCCTGAAAGGTTAGCTTTCTGGATGATGATGGTGATGTAAAGTGTCGTTTAAACGCATGTCAGCCACGTGATAACTAGTCGTGTTTTATATAAGGAGGTCGAAATTAACTAAGGATGAATAAAAATGCAAGAAGTTTTGTGACGCTATGCACAACCACAAGACTGGTTGGAGTTGTGTCAAAATTTTGGCATGGGCCTCTAAAGCTTTATTTATAAAGGCCGATAATAGGGAGTGACAGTTGATTGACATGTAAAAGGACCCCTCATGGCTAGTCAGGATCTGATTTATTCAGTTTTACCGCGTCCGTTACCTAAAGTGGAACAGGACAAGAGTAAAGTGCGCCAAGTTTCTAAGCGCCCAGTGATTAATAATTCGGATGAAGAACGTCAAGACTCCACCGAAGAGGAGCTTGATCGTGTCGCTAAAGCCATGGAACAGCGCGATCGTCAGCGCAAGCGTCACCCGCAGGCTGAGAATAAAAAACTTAAAAAGCTGCACCAAATGCAACAAAAGATTGTAGATTCGGATGACGACACTCCTCATTTTGACATTATTGCGTAGCGCTATATTTTTCTTCAGAACTATCGAATTTGTTTCGAGCATGTTAAAACGCCTCTTGGATGGTCGTTGGTGACCGGTATTCAATAGTGAGTTTCATGCGTAGCTTTCTCAAAATTTTTTCAAGTCTAACAACACTCATTGTGATTGTTGTTGTGATGATGTTGTTTTTTATTTTCTCCTTGTCGCCTAATGTGCGACAGCAAAGCCCACTGACACCCGAACAAACTCGATTGGCGCATGACAAGTTACGCGAGATAAAAGACAACATTCATCAGAGTAACGTGCCATTCCATGTGTATTTATCCAACCATGATTTAAATGCTTTTGCGGCACTGGCGTCACATAGTTTGGGCGGACTAACACTGCGCAGCGAATATGTTCCCGGTATTGTGCAAGTCAAAGCTGCAATCGATGTGCCTGTGGTGCCTGTGTACCTGAATATATCCTGTCACCTTATGAAGCAAGAGAAGGGTAATGACTTTTCAGAGTGTCGATTGGGACAATTGATTCTGCCGCGCGCATTCATATGGTGGTTATTGGACTCCACCGTCAGCTATTTGTTTGATGAATCTGCTGCTGAGCGCGTTCAGCGCTTGTTGACTCAGGCTGAAATGACAGAAAGCCGCGTGATATTACCTGTAGAGAATCACCAGAACTTGATTGCAAACGTGAAGGCTTCTGCAAAGAATGTAGTGAAGGTCATTAAACAATCCAATGGTAAAACCCAAGTAGATGCAGAAAAAGTGCAAGTCTATTTGCGACACTTAGAACGGCTCAAACATCATTCATCGCTCGCTTATTATGTGGGGGAGACCATGGGGCTCGCGTTGAGTCGGTCGGCCACCGAAGGAGCCCAAGAGGAAAATACCGCTGCCATTTGGGCGTTAGCGATTAAGTTTGGCCATTGGCGATTTGCGCAGTTGGCCGGAGTTCAACCTCCAGCGAATACTCACCCTGTAACGCTTCGAGATCGACACGATTTAGCGTTGCACTTTCTTTACTCGATTGTTTTAGAGCAGATTGGCGAAGCCGCATTTGGCTTGAAAATAGGTGAAGCGAAAGAGATTATGGATTCTGCAAATGGAGGCTCTGGTTTTAGTTTTGCAGATTTGGCGGCTGATAAAGCAGGGCTTAGGTTTTCTAATTATCTAACCGCGCAATTGGAACATGCGGAAAGTGCTCAAGCACTGTTGGCATTTCGACATGATGAAAATTTATTTTTCCCGTCACTAGAAGGTTTGCCTGAGGGGCTTTCTGAAGATCAGTTTGTGGCCGAATTTCATTCTACAGAGTCAGATACTTATCGCTCTATTGTCGCCGATATACAAAACAGAATTAGTCAACTTGAGGTCTACACGATTTCTTTATGATTAGGAAGTGACGATAACGTTGCCCATATGAAAAAATTTTCATATAAACAATCGTTTGCATAAAATTTACAGCTCAAAAAAAGTGTTTTTTTGGTGGTCAGGCGCTTGAATCTGAGTATTATTTGCGTAGACTTTGGCATGTCTTTGTTGGTTGATAGAGTCCTATGTGCTGAACTCTTTTTTGAAGTCTTGGATTAGCAAACACCTTCTCTTAAGTGATGTAAAGAAGGTGCATTCAACCGTTGATAACTGGCGTGTCAGTGCGTTGCGGATAATACTGGTATCAGGCTTGATCTTGTGTAGCTTGATCTTTATCGATAGCAGTATTGATGCCTACCAGTTGAACCTCACTCATATCATTCTCATTGTGAGCAGCTTTTACGCTGCCATGATTGTGCTGCTGCGATGCAGCCGCCGATATTTCTATGCGAGCTCGTACGGCTTACTCACGCTGATTTTGGCCGCCTGCATTTGTATCAACTTGTTTGTTCGCGATCATACCTTGGTGTATTTGGGCGATATCTTTTTGTATTCCCTGCCGGTGGTCGGCCTTTTGCTGTTGGGCGTTCGAGTTGCAATGGGACTGATGATTGTAAACTTTATTCCGTTCTATTTAGTCATTTCAGAAACAGTCTATTTCGAGTTAATTGAGCTCGATATAATGCTCGAACGCACTCCCATATACTTGCATGGTTTAGTCTTCTTATTTTTCAATTTTTGTATTCCCTTGTCGGCGGCTCGCGCTATTTCAGCGGCTAATAATTTGAGTAAGCAACAAAAGAAAACCAATCAAGCGTTAAGGCTTCACCACGACATGTACCGCTCATTATTTGTAGACTCAGCGGTGTCTCACCTGATCATTAACCAATCTCAATTAGTCATTGATGCTAATGCCTCGGCGCGACAACTACTGCAAATTCCTGCCTATAAATGTGATGGAAAATTACGACTGAGTGAATTGCTGCCTGCGCTGAAAATAGAACAAGCTTGTGGTGTGTTTCATGTTGACAGTAATGGCCAAAATCGAATCGTACGGTTTAGTCAGAAAGCCATGGTTAGTAAGGGCTACAAAGTTTTTACTTTTGTTGATGTGTCGGCTGAGGTTGGGCTGCGCAAAGAATTACAAGTCAGTCAACGTAACTCTGAAAAAATAAAACGACTGGATGCTGCAACGGGGCTATTAAACCGTGCTAGTTTTGAGCGCAAACTTGAGCAACTCATTGCAGCCCACCGCTATGGACTTTCGGTTGCTGTGATAGAAGTGTGCAATGCGCAATATTTAAAGCAAAAATATGGGGCTGATGTACTGGCGATAGCGATCAAAAAGGCGGTGGGTGATATTGCTATCACACCTCTAAAACCTTTGACCTGCGCCACGATTGATGAGCGACAAATTGCCATTGTGTATGCCGAGCCGCTTGCCGATCGAGCTCTGAGAATGCTTGAGGCGGTCATGACCATCAATAAGACTCAATTCCAAATAGACGGGAAGTGGGTCAATGTAGAGTTAAAAAGTGGCTTGGCAATGACATCCGCGCATGGCCAAAACGCTGCCGAAACTCTCAATAATGCAGTGTATGCGACAGGGCTAGCGAGCGCGCGGCATGCGACGTTATTCGACCCGTCACACATGCAGCGTTTTATTGAACGACAAGAGATCGCCGAGTTGCTCATTGAAGCCATCCGTAACGACGAATTACATGTGATGTATCAAGCGAAAGTTGACTCAGATTCAAAATTAATTGGCTTTGAAGCGCTTTCTCGCTGGGACTCTCCTGTGCTCGGTTCGGTACCTCCAAGCGAGTTTGTCTCGGTTGCAGAGAGCCGCAATATTATTAATGAGTTAACGCGAGAATTGGTGCGTTCTGTGTGTGCTCAAATTCGAACATGGTTAGATGCAGATCTACATGTGGTGCCGATTGCAGTGAATTTATCGGCTATCGACTTAGAAAAATCAGATTTTGTTGTTTTTATACTCGAAACCTTATCTGCCTACAAAGTGAAGCCCAAGTACATTGAACTTGAGTTAACTGAGTCGGCATTAGGGCGCAGCTCTTCTCAAATGAAAGAAACCATTACTACACTTTCGGATTGGGGGTTTATGATCACCATTGACGATTTTGGAAGTGGCTATTCAAACCTCTCGAGGTTGCTGGAGTTCCCGGTTGATCGTCTTAAGATTGATCGCCAATTTGTGACGCGAATTCATGAAGACCCCAAACAGTCGCAAATTGTAGAAATGATTTTAGCCATGTGTAAAACCACGGGCATTGAATCCTTGGCCGAAGGCACTGAAATTCAAGCTCAGGTGGATGAATTGAAGCGGTTGGGGTGCTATCAATATCAAGGTTTTGGCTTTGCCAAGCCTGAGCGTCCAGAGTTCGTCGTGCAATGGTTACGCAAACCTTCAGCTTTGTTGCCAATGAATGCTGTGCGTCCGATACGTCAATCACCCTTGGTGCCTTCCTGAAACTGAATGTTTCTTGAGCAAATGAATCCGTGTCTAACCATTGGGCTGACACTGACTCTAATCCCCCGTATAGTAGCGTCATCGCGTTACTGACACTTGATGGACTCCCACATTGAAAGCTGCAAAGTGCTTCTCTAAAGATGGATCTCTGGCCAAAAATATTGACCAGTTTCGGCCCAGAGATTCTCAAATCCAAATGGCTGAGGCAGTAGAAACTGCAATCAATCAAAAAGGGAAGTTAGTGGTTGAAGCAGGTACAGGAACCGGCAAAACATTCGCATATTTGGTGCCGGCTTTACTGAGCAAAGGTAAAACGGTGATTAGTACCGGAACCAAGGCGTTGCAAGAGCAATTGTTTCATCGTGATTTACCCACAATGATCAAAGCCTTGGAGCTTGGACGGCCCATCGCCTTATTGAAGGGGCGCTCCAATTATTTGTGTCGCTACCGAATGGACTTGCACTTAAAGCAAGCTGATACAGTGCTTGAGAAAGACTTGCAGGCAGATATCGTTACCGTAAAGCGTTGGGCTAACACTACAGAGTCCGGTGATATCGGCGAGTTAAATACGTTGCCTGAAGAGAGTCGTGTATATCCGTTTGTGACCTCGACTCAGGACAACTGCTTGGGCCGAGAGTGCCAAGATTATGAAGACTGTTATTTAGTCAAAGCCCGTAAAAAAGCGCAAGAAGCAGATGTGGTAGTGATTAATCACCATTTGTTTTTCGCTGATATGGCAATCAAAGACACCGGTTTTGGTGAGTTGTTGCCTGATGTAGATACGCTGATCTTTGATGAAGCACACCAACTTCCCGACATTGCCACTTTGTACTTTGGAACGTCTTTGTCCACTCGGCAATTAACTGAATTAAGTAAAGATGTGGAAGTGGCGTATCGCTCAGAAGCGTCCGACCAAGCGCAGTTGGCTAAAGCTGGCGCGAGATTAGGGCAAGCGGCACAAGATCTCCGGCTTTGTTTTCCTCGTGATCCCTCAAAGGGGAACTGGCGAGAGCAGATGAAAGTGTCGGATATTCAACGCGCGGTGAAGCGTTTGTCAGATGATTTAAGTTTTCTATTCGACGTGCTTAAACTTGCACTTGGTCGTGGCAAGTTAATCGATCAGTGCTGGGACCGATGCAGCCAGTACACCAACCAACTCAAAGCCATTTGTGCAACCGAAGAACTTGGCAATAGTTATTGGTTTGAAACAACCCCGCGACATCTGTCGATGAACTTGACGCCGCTTGATATCGCCTCTCGCTTTGCTGATTTTATGGCGCAAAAACACTCGAGTTGGGTGTTTACCTCGGCCACACTTAAAGTAGGCGATGGCTTTGGTCACTTCTCAGAGCAAATGGGATTATCTCAAACCAAAGAACTAAGCTTGCCCAGCCCATTCGATTACCCGACACAAAGCTTACTTTATGTACCGTCTCATTTACCCGAGCCCGTAGGGGGGCAACCTACTCCCAAGAACTTTGTGGAGGCCATTATGCCGCTAATTGATGCCAGTCCGGGGGGCGTCTTTGTGTTGTTCACCAGTCACCGAATGATGCATCAAGTTTCGGCTGAAATTACTGAAAAGTTAGTGCGTCCGGTATTGGTTCAAGGTAAGGGGAGCAAGCAAGTGTTGCTCGACGAATTTGTAAACGCAGGGAACGCGGTATTGCTGGCAACCGGTAGTTTTTGGGAGGGCGTCGATGTCCGTGGTGAAGCTCTGAGTTGTGTTATTATCGACAAATTGCCCTTTGGCGCGCCCGACGACCCATTGTTAAGTGCCCGTATTGAAGATTGCCGGCGCTCCGGTGGAGATGCGTTTGGGCGGATTCAGATACCGCAAGCAGTAATTACGCTCAAGCAAGGCGCAGGACGCTTAATTCGTGACGTTAGTGATCGGGGTTTGTTGGCGATTTGCGATTCTAGACTTGCATCGCGTGGTTACGGCAAAACATTTTTAAGCAGTTTGCCAAATATGCCGAGGACTCGGCAATTGCAAACAGCGGTTAACTTTTTAAAACAACAGAAAGATTCATGACAGTTCGAATTTTAGCTTTAGATACCTGTACTGAAACATGCTCTGCCGCCATACTCGTTGGCGACGAGATCATCGAACAACATCAGTTTGCCCCGCGCGAACATGCTAAGTTGTTGTTGCCTATGGCCCAGCAACTACTAGCCCAGGCAGCGTTGTCGTTATCGCAACTCGACGCAATTGCGTTTGGCCGTGGGCCCGGAAGCTTCACTGGCGTCCGTATTTGTACTTCAACAGCACAGGGATTGGCATTTGGTGCAGACTTACCATTGCTACCGATGTCGACACTGCAAGCGTTGGCGCAACAGGGCTATCGTTTGTCTCAGGTGCCACATCAAATTGCAGCAATTGATGCGCGCATGAACGAAGTGTACTGTGGTGCTTTCGAGCTCAGTTCGAAAGGGATGGTGAAATCCTGTGATGAGCGGATTGTTGCCCCTGAAAAGTGGATTGAACTGCTCGGCTCGAACAATGATGCATATTATGGCGTTGGGTCCGGATGGGCTGCTTATCCGACTATGCAGCCACTGTCTGAACGCATCCAATGCCACGTAGAAGCTCTCTTTCCGCTGGCACAAGATATGGCTTATTTAGCCCAATTCGCATGGCAAAATGGTGAGGCGGTAGACGCAGCGAAAGCGCAACCCGTGTACCTCCGCGATACCGTCACGTGGAAAAAACTACCCGGCCGTGAGTAAAGCGCTAGCAAGTGAGTGCGGCAATACGGTTCACTTGCTGAAAATCGAATACAAGTGCTAAAGTTACAAAGAGTTCTAAATTCAAAGGCAAAGGCTGACGGGCATGCAAATTGGTTCGATTGGTGGAATTCAACCCACACCAACACCACCAGAACAACGTCCTACAGAACAATCGCAACAGTCGATTGAGCGCGTAGAGCAGGAGCGCGTGCGCGGTCAAGAATCTCAACAGCGTATCGAACAAGCGGCTCAAGCGTCTTTGGAGCGTGAGAATCTTCAATACGATCAACCCACCCCTTCTACAAGTTCACCTGTTTCTGCTTACCAGAGCGTTGCAAACTTTGAACAACGTCAATCTGTCGAGCAACTGGTGGGTTTCGATATTTACGTCTAACCCAATGACGACTTTCAAACATCGATCTAAATTGCAACGCGCTGTGATAACCATGGCTGCGATGTTGTTGTGTGCGTGTGCGTCAATGCAAGACGATTTGAAGGTACCGGAAGGAACCGCGTTGGCGAGCTACCAACGAGTCATTCAATCGCCCAAAGAATACGTGGGCGAAGTGGTGCGTTGGGGCGGAGTCATTGCGTCAGTCATCAATAAATCTGACTATTCGATGATCGAAGTGACCTATTACCCCATATCAACAACGGGTCGCCCAAATGTTGATGAACGCTATTCCAGTGGTCGCTTTCGAGCGAAGCTCAATGGCTTTGCTGATCCTATTGTTTATGCCAAAGGAAAAGCATTGACCGTGGTTGGCCAGCTTGAGCAACCACAGCAAGATACCATCGGGGAGTTCAACTATATTTTTCCCATTGTAAACATAGAGAAATACTATTTGTGGCAAGATTTACCCGACTATGATCCTAGGTACTATGATCCTTGGTATGGTCGAGGTTATGGCTATTATGGCCCATATTACCGTCACCCTTATCGATATTATCGTCATTAACAAGGAACGAGCATGAAACTGAATATGATGACTGTAGCAGCCCTAGTTTTGGGAACTATTACATTCAATGCCACTGCGAACAAGCAACTCGACGACATCATTGCGGATCAGCGCAGAGAAGCTCAATCAGTGCGCGATGAATATCGCCATCCAGTACAGACCCTAGATTTTTTTGGTGTGAAGCAAACCGACACAGTGATTGAGTTGTGGCCGGGCGGTGGTTGGTATACCAGCATCCTAGCCCCTTATTTAAAAGACAACGGTCAGCTCGTTGCTGCTAATTTTAAAGTGAATGGCGCTGACTTAGGCAATAAACGCGAGGCTTATTTCGCGAAAGCAGGTCAGCGATTTATAGATAAAGTTGAACAACATAAGGACTGGTGGGGACCACTGAAAATTATTGAATTTGCTCCGCCTGAAATGTCGAAGCTTGGCGCTGATAACTCAGCCGATGTGGTGCTTACATTCAGAAACCTACATAACTGGCATGGCAATGGCGGCACCGATGAAGTGTTTGCTGCAGCCTACGCAGTGTTGAAGCCGGGTGGGGTTTTCGGTGTGGTTGAGCATCGCGGCAAAGTCGGTATTACCAGCGATGAAATTGCTAAATC
This genomic window from Echinimonas agarilytica contains:
- a CDS encoding putative bifunctional diguanylate cyclase/phosphodiesterase, giving the protein MLNSFLKSWISKHLLLSDVKKVHSTVDNWRVSALRIILVSGLILCSLIFIDSSIDAYQLNLTHIILIVSSFYAAMIVLLRCSRRYFYASSYGLLTLILAACICINLFVRDHTLVYLGDIFLYSLPVVGLLLLGVRVAMGLMIVNFIPFYLVISETVYFELIELDIMLERTPIYLHGLVFLFFNFCIPLSAARAISAANNLSKQQKKTNQALRLHHDMYRSLFVDSAVSHLIINQSQLVIDANASARQLLQIPAYKCDGKLRLSELLPALKIEQACGVFHVDSNGQNRIVRFSQKAMVSKGYKVFTFVDVSAEVGLRKELQVSQRNSEKIKRLDAATGLLNRASFERKLEQLIAAHRYGLSVAVIEVCNAQYLKQKYGADVLAIAIKKAVGDIAITPLKPLTCATIDERQIAIVYAEPLADRALRMLEAVMTINKTQFQIDGKWVNVELKSGLAMTSAHGQNAAETLNNAVYATGLASARHATLFDPSHMQRFIERQEIAELLIEAIRNDELHVMYQAKVDSDSKLIGFEALSRWDSPVLGSVPPSEFVSVAESRNIINELTRELVRSVCAQIRTWLDADLHVVPIAVNLSAIDLEKSDFVVFILETLSAYKVKPKYIELELTESALGRSSSQMKETITTLSDWGFMITIDDFGSGYSNLSRLLEFPVDRLKIDRQFVTRIHEDPKQSQIVEMILAMCKTTGIESLAEGTEIQAQVDELKRLGCYQYQGFGFAKPERPEFVVQWLRKPSALLPMNAVRPIRQSPLVPS
- a CDS encoding ATP-dependent DNA helicase — protein: MKAAKCFSKDGSLAKNIDQFRPRDSQIQMAEAVETAINQKGKLVVEAGTGTGKTFAYLVPALLSKGKTVISTGTKALQEQLFHRDLPTMIKALELGRPIALLKGRSNYLCRYRMDLHLKQADTVLEKDLQADIVTVKRWANTTESGDIGELNTLPEESRVYPFVTSTQDNCLGRECQDYEDCYLVKARKKAQEADVVVINHHLFFADMAIKDTGFGELLPDVDTLIFDEAHQLPDIATLYFGTSLSTRQLTELSKDVEVAYRSEASDQAQLAKAGARLGQAAQDLRLCFPRDPSKGNWREQMKVSDIQRAVKRLSDDLSFLFDVLKLALGRGKLIDQCWDRCSQYTNQLKAICATEELGNSYWFETTPRHLSMNLTPLDIASRFADFMAQKHSSWVFTSATLKVGDGFGHFSEQMGLSQTKELSLPSPFDYPTQSLLYVPSHLPEPVGGQPTPKNFVEAIMPLIDASPGGVFVLFTSHRMMHQVSAEITEKLVRPVLVQGKGSKQVLLDEFVNAGNAVLLATGSFWEGVDVRGEALSCVIIDKLPFGAPDDPLLSARIEDCRRSGGDAFGRIQIPQAVITLKQGAGRLIRDVSDRGLLAICDSRLASRGYGKTFLSSLPNMPRTRQLQTAVNFLKQQKDS
- the tsaB gene encoding tRNA (adenosine(37)-N6)-threonylcarbamoyltransferase complex dimerization subunit type 1 TsaB, with the translated sequence MTVRILALDTCTETCSAAILVGDEIIEQHQFAPREHAKLLLPMAQQLLAQAALSLSQLDAIAFGRGPGSFTGVRICTSTAQGLAFGADLPLLPMSTLQALAQQGYRLSQVPHQIAAIDARMNEVYCGAFELSSKGMVKSCDERIVAPEKWIELLGSNNDAYYGVGSGWAAYPTMQPLSERIQCHVEALFPLAQDMAYLAQFAWQNGEAVDAAKAQPVYLRDTVTWKKLPGRE
- a CDS encoding Slp family lipoprotein — its product is MTTFKHRSKLQRAVITMAAMLLCACASMQDDLKVPEGTALASYQRVIQSPKEYVGEVVRWGGVIASVINKSDYSMIEVTYYPISTTGRPNVDERYSSGRFRAKLNGFADPIVYAKGKALTVVGQLEQPQQDTIGEFNYIFPIVNIEKYYLWQDLPDYDPRYYDPWYGRGYGYYGPYYRHPYRYYRH
- a CDS encoding class I SAM-dependent methyltransferase; protein product: MKLNMMTVAALVLGTITFNATANKQLDDIIADQRREAQSVRDEYRHPVQTLDFFGVKQTDTVIELWPGGGWYTSILAPYLKDNGQLVAANFKVNGADLGNKREAYFAKAGQRFIDKVEQHKDWWGPLKIIEFAPPEMSKLGADNSADVVLTFRNLHNWHGNGGTDEVFAAAYAVLKPGGVFGVVEHRGKVGITSDEIAKSGYMNEDETIAMAKAAGFQLTASSEINANAKDTKDHPKGVWTLPPSLRLKDQDKDKYLEIGESDRMTLKFVKPAL